The Cinclus cinclus chromosome Z, bCinCin1.1, whole genome shotgun sequence genome contains the following window.
TTTCCCCTGTAAACAGGTGCTTGTCATGCAAAAGACCAATACATTGAGCAGTTCAAAGATACTCTGAATACCTCAGTGCCCAAGACAGTAGCTGGATTTATTGCTGAACCAATACAAGTAGGTAGTTTGCCATTTCTCAGTTGTAATAGCACAAGTAGTGTGAAATACTCTAATCTGATATTCTTTAGCTACAACATGAATATAGATGTTTGCTGATTTTTGCTATGgctttttaatgctttaaacaccttaaatatttgaaagacTGGATGCACTGCCTTCAAATTTTAGCTTTTGTCACTGACTTCAATGAACTAGAATTTTTCTTGTGAAATTAAACACAGAATCATGATTaaacatacatttttttctgcatttaaacaGTGTTATGCATGCTATGCTTTGATTTATATTATATCCTTtcaattttcattattatttctgtaaacTTTTAACTCAACCGTCCTTCTCCCTCTTTCAGTCATGTTGTAAACTATATTTTTAACAGCTGTCCAGCAACTGATGGCCATAGGATTCATTGCTCTAGTGTTTCACCCTACATTCACAATTGCTTTATATGTGGTTCTTCAATAAGAAAAATGGAGAACTTATCCCGGGGAAGGGAAACAATGTGAGAACTGTGACTGCAAAGGAAGCAGTTCTCTGGTTTTGCTGTCTTCTAAGCACTTAAGTTCTTGAGTCTAAAAAGCTGTTCTGGTCCACGTGTAGGGTAGAATTGAATTTCCAATGCAAATACAAACTGTCAAGGTGAAAAGATGTTGAGGAGGCAATGTTCCAAACAAATTAACCAAAGAAGGAATATGAATTCTCTGCCCAACTTCATCAGCAGCCAGTTTCTGGGTTTTGCTGTGTGTAGATTTTCATAGTCCTTGTTTTGCTACTTTGTTGTTAATtgacttggtcttacagtgatCATGGCCTCACAAACATTCACGCCAGCACAACTAATGGAACAGCAGGCAGCACTGTGGAATGGGAATGCGTGACCTGAGCAGGAGCTTTCTGAAGTGGTTTCATTGCTGGAGCCAGAAGCTTGAAACAGCAGTCCTGCTGTTACTTGAGGGCTGCTAGATTTTTTTCAAGTAGAATTCCTGTTTCCTTGTTTGTTCCTGAAAACATTGTGTTTCTCTCTTGGCAGGGTGTTAATGGAGCTGTTCAGTACCCAAGAAATTTCTTAAAGGAAGCTTATCAGCTTATAAGGGAAAGAGGGGGCCTTTGCATTTCAGATGAAGTGAGTCAGATTTTTTTACCTAAGAATTTTAGAGTAGGGTATCTCTGAAAGTTATCATAAAAGAATCCAAGTGAAGCCAGGAAATAATCTAAGTGAAACGTGATACACTTCATAGCTTAAGTTTAACATGGTGTTATACTGCATTTTTCCAAGCATAGGAGCCTCCCAGTTTTTACTGCCTTTATTCTCATTTTGAGCAAAGGTGATATTTGTAGCAGACTTCAGTCCTTACCTTCTGGGAGCAATAAATTTACATAAATAAGCAGCAAATGCTACTTATGATGGAAGATTTGTCTAAATAACCCTTCCTTTTATGAGCTGATAAACATAGAATACAGAAGAGAGTTGACTGCTCTACTTGTGCAAATACATTTTAGAAGTAGAATTTaactaaaataatattaaaatagtaTCAAATGCTTCAAatgcttttgcattttctatCCACTTTGAAATGGAAGCTGCATCTGATTTGTGCATCTCACCAGGCCTAAGACATGATGACAGACTATCACATGATAGAAAAACCCAATTACAGTAAGTAGCATTTTGTGTAGAACCATCTGAATAAGGGTCCTAATACAAGTTGACTCCAAATGTAATTGATGTCTAAAGCAAATCACTAACAatagaaagacaagaaaatataaAGTGTGAGAAAGTGATGAGtgtttctctgaatttttcctctgaaaggtACAGACAGGATTTGGACGGACAGGCAGCCATTTCTGGGGATTTCAAACACATGGTGTAGTCCCTGACATTGTTACTTTGGCGAAAGGAATTGGTAATGGCTTCCCAATGGCAGCTGTTGTTACAACGAAAGGTATTAAGTGTTCTGTTTCACTGTGATGTGAAACAGAGTAATTGCAAAACACaatacaaaataattactaGTGGAGAAATGTGTGTTTAAAAAGCTGAATGTTACTTATAAAATTTATCTCAATTTATCTTTTGACAAATTAATTGGATCCTCATTACTTCACTTGTTCCACCTTGTGTTGTGCTGTATCAATACAGAGCTGTATTTAAATGGGTTTAGTTGTACAACTGAAGCAGGAATGAACTTGTGAGTGGTTTGTAGGGCTGGGAAAAGAGCCTGGAAATCCTCACTGAATTCACTCTTTTACTGATAAATTTACTGTGAGCAAAGAGGGCAGGATGTTACCCAGATGTTTATTCCTACAAATAGCTGGCTCAATCTAATAAAGAAAATCTACAAATGGCAGGTGAGAGCGTTATGTTGCAAGCATGACTTTCAGAAGTTTTGTTTTGGCACCTGCTAGGCACTACagtttctggaaatatttttgcgCACACTGCTTTCAGGAAATCTTACTGTGTTGTCTCCAGTACAATTAGAGTTGAACCACAGTAAATGTAACTGTTGTTACAGTAACAAATGTTTAAAGCAATTAAGTACAGTTACCAAACGAggcagaggaggccaccaagatgatcagaggggCAGAGCACTTCTCCTaagagaaaaggctgagagaagtTGGATTGTTCAGCTgggagaaggctttggggtgacctattgtggccttccagtgtaacaaaaatggagagagacttaTTACAAGAACGTGGAGtaacaaggaggaatggctttaaactgaaagagatttggtttagattagatatgaGGGGAAAATatctttactgtgagagtgatgaggcactggcacaggttgttcagagaagctgtgggtgccctaTCCCTGGCAGTactcaaggccaggctggatggagctcggagcaacctggtctgatggaagttgtccctgcccatggtagagattggaactggatgatctttaaagtcccttccaacccaaaccattctgtgattctgtgattctatgaactGAAGTAGTAACCAgtgttgttctttttcttttagagaTTGCAAGTTCCTTGGCTCAAAACCTTCACTTTAATACATTCGGAGGAAACCCTTTGGCCTGTGTAGTTGGAGCTGCAGTTCTTGACGTAGGGAGATTACATAAATTACATAAATTTTTCTATGCCACAAGTTCTTTAtatcaaaagatgaaaatgtcACATAAAAATTTCTGTGTGGGCAATTTTTTAGATAACTAAGTAAAGTGCATAAACATATGCATGTATACATGCATGGCCAGTGTGCCccatgcacaggaaaaaaatcctgattagTTTAATTGAAAAAATTTTCAGATCTCTGAAAGAGTCAGAGCCCTGTAATTATGACTTCAGAATAACCTTTATCTCCCTTGGGTTCTTTACTTTGTTAATAAAATTGTAGGAGAGTACTTTCTCAAAAGCCTTAGCTAATTCTTTCATAGCACTACACAAATCCACAGGTAAAGTAAATCTATTTTCTGGAACATGTGCCtaggaaatttttttaaacttaacgGCTTTTATGTTATGCTTAAAAAACCTTAATGACCCGACAGTTGCAAACACCTGAGGTCAGAaaaacttttggaaaaaaataattacctcatgaaaaagaaaatagaaaaaatgtgCAACTTATTTCACTTACTATCCAGTAGAAAAGCAGTCAGTGGGTAGTAGGTCACTATTTAATTTGTCTTGATTATGCACAGAACATTAATTCCTGATGCTCACTTCATTACAGCAGACACTACTTCTATTCATGTTACTTTCCTGAGTGGTTTGTGGAGTTTAAGCTATTAATAAGATGGATGACTGTATAAAGAACCCatgttttgggctttttcatCTCTGAAGTAACTTGGAGCCTGGCTCTGAGTTCCAAGGAGATTGTTAAAAGAgtgagaaagaataaaatggagctgaaagaagaaagaaaagtaggaACAACCACTTAAgcttctgtaattattttttaaatgcaacttTTCTAAATGCAGATGTTAAGCTCATTTAATGGTTTTTGTGTAGGTGCCAGTATGTGCCTGCAAATAAGAACACTGATTAAGAAGGACAGTGAATGAAGACTAGAttgctattaaaaaatatgttgttGCTAAATATAATATAGTACTCAAGCAGTTCCCTGCCTAGTACACATAATTAAGCTttgttaaattatatttttttctcaagatactgaagaaaattaaaatattctggtaagattttgaaaataatcCTTCTGGTCAGGTATTTTACTCAGTTACGAGTACATGTGAGCAGGAATTACTGGattaagtaaaaagaaaaatgtgaaaagtgTCACAGAAACATCAAAGTATTATGTGCAATTGTATTCTGATGCTGctaagaggaggaaaatgtgaGCACTGAGGTAGTGACGGTATAATGTCAAGTTCAGCGGGGATTAACAGAATGTGTTGAAAGCTTTTCCTGAAACATTGTCATGGCACTTTTTAACCAGGCTATTGAAGAAGATGGTCTACAAAAAAACAGTGAGGATGTGGGAACATACATGCTCCTGGAATTGGCTAAACTACGAGATAAATTTGAGATTGTTGGAGATGTCCGTGGCAAGGGACTTATGATTGGAGTAGAAATGGTGACAGATAAGGTTAGTGGCTTCTTCATTCCTTTCAATTTACAGTGCCATTGAAAGTTTtatcacattttatttcagttgaaataacagaaatatttcctgttaAAAAGCAGACAGTGAGTGGGAAAACATGGCTCTGGCTAAAAATAAGTCAGAACATTCCATCATTCAGCTATTTCACAAGCCTTGAGTAAACAGTTACATGCACCTTAACTGCACAGACTCATGACAGCAGATAAGTTTTGCAGCTAACATTTTCACCTAGAGGTGGGACTTATTGGAGAGACTGGAATATACATCTTTGTCACAGAACTGATTTAGAGTATCTAAGTGAAGTTTAGTATTTCCTTTCCTTAGGACAGTCGTCACCCTCTTCCTGCTGAAGAAATCAATCAGATCTGGGAGGACTGTAAAGACATGGGGGTGCTGATCGGCAGAGGAGGGCTCTACAGTCAGGTACTGAACCTCTGGCTATAAAGAAAGCTTACTTTCTATCCTTGTGAACTACATTCCCACTTCTCTCAagttaaattaatttagtttaGTAAATAAACTAGAAAATGTATACTCTTAGCAGCTATCTCTGTTTAATGTTGCTTCTTTTAAAACTGGGCAGGAACTGTTTGATTCTTTTCAAATACTCTGAACCAGCTCAAAGGTTGCAGTTTTCCTTTAGAGAGACAACTTCCCCTAGAAAACCAAGGTACTAGAATCAATGCAATTTAGAAGAATTCAACAATACTCAGGAACAAGTCTTTGCACAATTTAGGTTATCACCTGACACATCAGTAAAAAACTAGTAGTCCTTTGAGTCTGGGGAGCTGGTGATGTTCTGATTCTGTGgtaattaaaggaaaaaaacaaaacaaaacaaaagaaaacgTGTTGACAGCAAGTTCAGCAACCACACAAAAGAGAGAATTGGATATGAAAGCCATCAGCCCACACCAGCTGAGGATTGCATTACATGCTGTAGCCAGGACACTGCATcagctccctgtgtccctgcagcacacagTTAATGGCAGAGAATTGCCTCAGGGCTGGTCCAGTCAGTGAAGCCCTGACATAGAGGAGGCAGATTCCATGTGAGATGAATGGAGGGTAGCTAAAATAAACACTGTGTCTGTCACCTCATCAGTTCTTCCCTAAGTCACAGACCAGGAGGCAGGTAACAAGCTGAAGCTCAGTGCAGTAGAATCCCATTCTGTTTAAACAGAGGGCTGTTTATCAGTGAGTGTTTGCttcagctggggctgtgggtgggAAAGCCCATTATTCCACTCTTCCTGTATTAAGTCCTGTGACATGATGCCAGAAACATCGAAATTTAAGATTCTTATGGAAGATAAATGCTCTTGGAAACATAGATAGAATATTCTGATTTAACAGCCTATGTTTTTGACAAGTGTAGCTGTACATATAATCCTTcctgatcaacatgctttccAGGTATAGCACCCTAActacaaaataatatttagtgATTCATTCATAATGTATTCTCTTAAAAGGCCTTTAAAAACAGCTTATAATAAAACAGCAAATCGGCTGACACAATGCAAGAGCCTTCTTCTCTCAGCAGATACTACTTTTCCCTGTGGTAGAGatgcaagaaaggaaaatacgTCTGTCTCTGTTCTTCCTTTGTACAAATTCATCTGAGACTTTACTCTGTCTCTGTCTGCAGTTACAGAGCTGCAGACCTACCCTACTTAGGTCTTTTGTGGAGGCAGTTAGGTTATCAAGAGGTGGTCATGAGTCAGATGCAATTCAGTGCAGTCAAGTTCAAAATTGTTCCACTTCAAAGTGCATTTATCATAAGCCtcagtgctgcactgctgttctccttttttcctcacttttttgAGGTGGGAGTGCTGACCCAGTTAGGCTGCTTGAAACCATACTCTTTCCATACAATTTgagcatttctgtttctttttgttctctctCCTCAGACATTTAGAATTAAGCCTCCTATGTGCATTACTAAGAGGGATGTCAACTTCGCTGTGGAAGTATTTCACACCGCCTTACAGAGACACGTGGAAAGAGCAACTGCAAAATAgaattgttttgtttccttaaacGAGAGGCACACACAGTCCCTGACACTTGCCACCCAGACTGGGCACTTACCTACCCTGGAAAGTAAAATCATAGTGTGATGATTACATGCTTCTTCACTATCATAAGGGCATTCTGACACTGTTCAGCAAAGGACATGGTGTAATCCGTTTTGTAGATGTACAGTTTAGTTCTACAGTGCCAATTTGTATTAACTGCACACCTATTACCAAAAAACCCTGACTGGATTAACAGTGTTATCAAATGGAGAGGCAGGCATATGTTCTTCCCCCCATGAAAGTTGTATCAAAATCAGTAATTTTAGGAAGATTGACAGAAAGAGTTGGGGAAGAAATTTCAGAGTTAAAACTGTTTACCCTGCCTACAAGGACACATGTAATTAGAGCATTACAAAAAGTTTGCAGACAGTTGATGTTTCTAACTGcagcaattatttttatcatGGGGATAAAAATCCAGTCATCACCCTCTCCAAAAtacacttcttttttcctcctgctgcttttgGAATTGCACAGCACACCCATGAATCTTTTCATAAAGGTGCAAACTCTGGAAGCTGGAATAAGATGTTATTTCTTACATAATCACTTTTTAATGTGTAAAGTCATTGCTTCCTTCAGTTTCCAATAAAAGAACAATGCTGTGAACAATCAGCAAGAACTGTACACttataattttacttttattctagttttaatatttgaaaaattcCTTCACCCAATAAAGTACCATGTCAGGttaggggaaggagaggattcTGCCAGTACTTTAGAGGAACTTTGGTAACAAAGCATCCTTTCCAAATCTTACTCTATGAATCCTAAACAATATTGTACAGCCTTTGCTGACCACTGCCTTCTCCAATTCCACTGATAACTCCTGTGTACTGAATTCTACTCCAAATTCAGGTGTTTGTTatcccacctttttttttttctactccaGATCAGGCAGATTATGGCTTTAAACAGAAGTGCTGTATCTTTCCTTAGAAATCAGAACAAATTTGTTCATTCATTTCACTCGTTTATTTCTCCTTCACTTATTCCAGCAAGGCTGTTCCACTAGACATTTTTCCCCAGCACCTGCCATGGAGGTAGATGTACAAAACAAATAGGAATTGTCAAAACTGATTAAACAGCTTTGTCATCTAACTCCTTCCCTTCTGTCTTCTGCTTAATGTAATCCAGTAATTTGAGGGcggcagaagaaaagcccatGTCTTGGTGGTGCTTCATATTTGATAAAGGATCAAAGAATCAAACAacattctgagctggaagggatccagAAAGGGTCATCAAGCCCAGCTCTTAAAATGAATGGCCCATAGAAGGATCAAACCCATGACCTGGATGTTCCTAGCACCATGTTCTCACCAACTGAGCTGTTGGGgattggtttctttccctttttccctctgtggaattttccccattgtcatgctaagatacctgttgattaggccctggtgacaagggggaggggacgggagggaagagggaaccccgcgagattcaaacagccagaagaggaagcggaaggctgggtctcggcccatttcccccgcggagttcggacgagaaggacgatcgctgcctgtgtcctatccctgccatcccagcgtcgggaaaccaccatcggaccctgcctggctgtcttctcgctgtgaactaccaccatccagcactctgctgagcaccaggaccaacaccgtgagcggagagctctctctccatctctctctcccctgggacagctctgccatcacccccagccctcctgcagctctgcgggacccgcccgcccccagcaccgggaactgcagctcagggaaaaggtgcctgcagccaaaaaacactgggactgagttactgttctgtttgtgggtaatttcatagctgttgttgttctagtttgtcttgttaaatatactagtaaagaactgttattcctacccccatatctttgcctgagagctctcttaattccaaaattacaataatcggaagaatcacattttctttcagtccaaggggaagcttctgctttccttggcaaacacctgtccttcaaaccaggacatgaGCACAGGCCCTGCTACTGGCTACACTCGCCCTGAGCTGAACCCtctcaaaagaaaagcaacagcatacatgttaaaataatttattattttctgtgtggGTACTTTATCCATGCAGGTTTCTACAGAAACACAGGGTGAGTAGCTTTAAGTTACTACTTCCCCACCTGTGGTGTGAATGCTGCTGCAGAGTAAGGGGCTTAGACAAAGTGGCTTGGTGGAAGGAGCACTTGCCTGTGCCATGAcaccaaaccattctatgattaaAGGAAGGCtattataaaaagaaga
Protein-coding sequences here:
- the AGXT2 gene encoding alanine--glyoxylate aminotransferase 2, mitochondrial — translated: MAGRLRGLGSVAFRQQKWKSSVSTQAKMPPCNFVPEKYESYPYERMQKIREQNIAPSLRTYYKKPLLLHQGHMQWLFDHEGRRYLDLFAGIVTVSVGHCHPKVTMATQKQLARLWHTTNIYMYPAIHEYAEKLTSLFPDPLKVVYLTNSGSEANDLAMFMARLHTRNFDIICLRGGYHGGSPYTLGLTSLTPYKHGVANGFGCTTTMLPDVFRGPWGGSHCRDSPVQTVRKCSCTEGACHAKDQYIEQFKDTLNTSVPKTVAGFIAEPIQGVNGAVQYPRNFLKEAYQLIRERGGLCISDEVQTGFGRTGSHFWGFQTHGVVPDIVTLAKGIGNGFPMAAVVTTKEIASSLAQNLHFNTFGGNPLACVVGAAVLDAIEEDGLQKNSEDVGTYMLLELAKLRDKFEIVGDVRGKGLMIGVEMVTDKDSRHPLPAEEINQIWEDCKDMGVLIGRGGLYSQTFRIKPPMCITKRDVNFAVEVFHTALQRHVERATAK